A single genomic interval of Osmia lignaria lignaria isolate PbOS001 chromosome 9, iyOsmLign1, whole genome shotgun sequence harbors:
- the LOC143305652 gene encoding uncharacterized protein LOC143305652 — protein MKNRSTHTGLEPCVSLSVSLFFFLHFFVFLFAFTTFAHDDARTQQAERSATSPENARGREDARKMEQEAKDRRICELELKASCLEKKLLSKECSKRMKDARMSVEDNEGWKKELEMKNRRIAELEDELVACKTVKNSNNEYTQSLKLLDELKEEKDSWRREMEVKNKRITQLEDEIERLKILLDENGEASNFKDDKSKIEDNNSELWRMEIKAKNRRIVELEQEMLSLENFLREHADTESVRDLEIRIERKARRIEELEDTVAEFEDFLKQNPDVKELHDLRCQVTAGNRRIQELERWIQKNGENRESRIDQERVIELEKMVTELEEYVKEHNVDVLKRKLQDRECRIDQLQDRVGCLEKELLKVEENRRENTSKDRQDKETTTKPEHLPCQHSVAKESTSEFCDKEEKMKKMEHAISEKDNKLQEYEQQIVENKEEITKLRKEAALLKKELSEYDDIGVLKEEIRVRDERIQQLEDELDSLERAFSERIDLEQIEELVNVIKKKEDKETQLSKDLIDKRYKIEELSEALRESVVIASDSERKLKNEEKTKKEALQRLAKLEQRIASMQTASALKCITCQPLLSKLRKYEQKLERLTEERTTQLEDLHQMKREALKAAVSEKDAHLALLELSGIKTVAQSVQAEQLKADRKRLLDKLKKEDEKSINSSTESNPNDSEETPQLLTKLLETSDDEETLNDRRSDSSSPRPATRNGDSCGHSKKTSKGT, from the exons ATGAAGAATCGTTCGACGCACACGGGTCTCGAACCCTGCGTTTCcctttctgtttctcttttttttttccttcactttTTCGTTTTTTTGTTTGCGTTCACAACCTTCGCACACGACGATGCACGCACACAGCAAGCCGAACGCTCTGCGACCAGCCCCGAAAACGCGAGAGGACGAGAAGACGCGAGGAAGATGGAGCAAGAGGCGAAAGACAGGCGGATATGCGAGTTGGAATTGAAAGCATCCTGCTTGGAGAAGAAGCTACTGTCGAAAGAGTGCTCGAAGAGGATGAAGGATGCGAGGATGAGTGTGGAGGACAACGAGGGCTGGAAGAAGGAGCTAGAGATGAAGAACCGACGAATCGCAGAGCTGGAAGACGAATTGGTCGCTTGTAAAACCGTGAAAAACAGCAACAACGAGTACACGCAAAGTCTGAAGCTGTTGGACGAGCTGAAAGAGGAGAAAGATTCGTGGAGAAGAGAGATGGAGGTGAAAAACAAACGCATCACCCAGTTGGAGGATGAAATAGAAAGATTGAAGATCCTTTTGGATGAAAATGGCGAGGCTTCGAATTTCAAAGACGATAAATCTAAGATCGAAGACAATAATAGTGAGCTGTGGAGGATGGAAATCAAGGCGAAGAACAGAAGGATCGTTGAATTGGAGCAGGAAATGTTGTCCTTGGAGAATTTCCTCAGGGAGCACGCTGATACGGAAAGCGTGCGGGACTTGGAGATCAGGATCGAAAGAAAAGCAAGAAGAATCGAGGAATTAGAAGACACTGTTGCTGAATTCGAAGACTTTCTCAAGCAAAATCCGGATGTTAAAGAGTTGCACGATCTTCGTTGTCAAGTGACAGCTGGAAATAGGAGGATCCAGGAGTTGGAGAGGTGGATTCAGAAGAATGGAGAAAATAGAGAGAGCAGAATCGATCAGGAAAGAGTCATTGAACTGGAGAAGATGGTGACAGAGCTGGAGGAGTACGTGAAAGAGCATAACGTCGATGTTTTGAAGAGGAAACTGCAGGATCGTGAATGCAGGATCGATCAACTTCAAGATCGGGTTGGATGTCTGGAGAAGGAGTTGTTGAAAGTTGAAGAGAATCGTCGAG AGAATACATCAAAGGATCGTCAGGACAAAGAAACAACCACGAAACCAGAGCATCTTCCTTGCCAGCACTCAGTTGCTAAAGAAAGTACGAGCGAGTTCTGCGACAAAGAAGAGAAGATGAAAAAGATGGAGCATGCGATATCAGAGAAAGATAATAAGCTTCAGGAGTACGAGCAGCAAATTGTTGAGAACAAAGAGGAGATAACGAAGCTGAGAAAGGAAGCAGCTCTACTGAAGAAGGAACTGAGCGAGTACGATGACATTGGTGTGTTGAAGGAAGAGATCAGAGTAAGAGACGAGAGGATCCAGCAACTCGAAGACGAGCTAGATTCTCTGGAACGAGCGTTCAGTGAAAGAATTGATTTGGAGCAGATCGAGGAACTTGTGAACGTGATTAAAAAGAAGGAGGACAAAGAGACACAATTGTCGAAGGATCTGATAGATAAGAGGTATAAAATTGAGGAACTGAGCGAGGCTCTTCGTGAAAGCGTTGTTATTGCCAGCGATAGCGAAAGAAAGCTGAAGAACGaggagaagacgaagaaggaggCCCTTCAGAGG TTAGCTAAATTGGAGCAGAGAATTGCATCGATGCAAACAGCTTCAGCCTTGAAGTGTATCACCTGTCAGCCTCTTCTCTCTAAACTGCGCAAGTATGAACAAAAATTGGAACGCCTCACTGAAGAAAGAACTACGCAACTGGAGGATCTGCATCAAATGAA ACGAGAAGCTCTGAAAGCTGCAGTCTCTGAAAAAGACGCTCATCTGGCATTGTTGGAGCTTTCAGGAATAAAAACTGTCGCTCAGTCCGTGCAAGCAGAGCAACTGAAAGCAGACAGGAAGAGATTGCTGGATAAGCTAAAGAAAGAG GACGAGAAGAGCATCAATTCATCGACAGAGTCGAATCCAAATGATTCAGAGGAAACACCACAGTTATTGACCAAGCTATTGGAAACATCTGACGACGAAGAAACTCTGAATGATCGTCGCAGTGATTCGAGTTCCCCGAGACCAGCCACGAGGAATGGCGACAGCTGTGGTCATTC GAAGAAGACGTCGAAAGGAACGTAG